Below is a window of Sulfitobacter sp. SK012 DNA.
CGCTTACATGATCCGAAAAGACATCAAGTTGCCCGATGAGCGGCGCGTCCGATGGGTACTCCAGAAACGTATAGTGCCCCACGTTTCGACCCAGATCATGATGCTGAAAGCCCTTGTTTTGTTTCACAAGCCAATCGGCGCAATGCACTGATGGTGATTCGGGGTCAGCGCCGCCTGTCAGGATCGTCATCGGCACACCAACCTGCGCGATGGATTGTGGGGTAAAAGACCGGATCGGCGGCGCTGGCGCAATCACGGCGCATGGATTGATCCTAGTGTCTGTGAAATCATCTCCATGCCGCGCCCATGAGTGCCGAAATGCCTGAGACGTCTCGATAAGGGTTGGAATGTGATCCGCAGCATCTGGAAATTCTTTGGGACCGCCTTGGGTGATCATGTTGGCGCTGCGCCACTGGTCGAATTCGTCCAATGAGGTTTGCGCCCCCGAGAGGGCCAGAATGGTGTGACCCCCAAGAGAAAACCCGGCCGCTGATACTCGGTCGAAATCCAGACTGTTGGCAAAGAACCCCGATGTTCCCAGCGATGTCAGAAGCACAGACAGGTCTGCGGCCCGCTCCCACCAACACAGAAACCCTTCTGCAAAATAAGACTCCAAGCCCGTGTTTCCGTGATGATTTGCGCCAATGACAACAAAGCCATCGCTCGCAAGGGCGCGGGCAAGCCAACCAAGGCTCTCTGCTGTGCCACCTGTGCCATGCGAGAGCAAAACAACCGGCAGCTCTTCACGCGTGCTCAGGTTGGCATCACGGATCACATCACCGAGTGCAAAAAACGGCTCTGAAACTGGAACCCCACATCCCTCGTTCTGTGTGGGATACCACGCCGACCAGGCAATGGGTCGCGTTCCGGTATTTTGCCAGTTTGAGCGCGCCGCGTCGTGGATCACCCCTGTTCGGTAGCCGCATTTTGCCATTTCGATTCTCCCTCAACGTCAACGATCTGGAAATTGTGATACTTTTCAATGTTCCATCTGGCTCAGTTCACGTTGACTGTCGCGCCCATGCCGAGGGTAATTGGGGTTGGGCCCACTTGCTGAACATCACACCTCGCCGAAGGTTTCATTGAGCTAGTTTAGGACGTGACTTGAGCAGTTAGCCTTACCTTCGGCCAATCCTGTCTCTTCTCTTAAGCGCCCATTAACCATTCTTCTGCACCATCGACCCCAACAACGACTTTGATACGCGGGGGCTACTGGAATGAACGACCCGAAGAGGCCTGATGGACTGGCTACAACCAATAGAAACCGCATGCGGCCCTTAAGGCCCGCGCGTCAAGGTGGATTTTCTGATGCGGCAATGCGTGGCTTAGATGATCTTGAGGCCAGGCTGCCGCCTCCTGGCGCGGTGCTGTCGCCGGCGTTTGCGCCCTCCCACAAACGGAACCAACGACTGTCCTACGAGGCGTCCGCGGGCGGCGGTATGATCCGCGATGCCCATGGCATCAAGGTCCCGCATTACTGGGGTCACCGCGAAAGACTACGCTCGCGGTTTCTATCAGGCGGCCACAAACCCATGCCAGAATATGAGTTGTTGGAGCTGTTGTTGTTCAACGCCATTCCTCGCATCGATGTGAAACCCTTGGCCAAAAGGCTATTGGCCGCATTTGGCGACCTCAACGGCGTTATCGCCGCCTCCGAAAGCAGCGTCCTAAAGATCGAAGGAACAACTCCCAAAGTATATCTACAGCTCCGGATATCAGAGGCGTTTGCCCAACGTATGGGACAGTCGAAAATCCTCAAAAAAGATATTTTGTCCTCTTGGGATGATCTGATCAGCTACTGTCGTGTCTCAATGGCGCACCGCGATACCGAGCAGTTTCGTATCATTTTCCTTGATCGAAAAAATAACGTGATCGCGGATGAAGAACAGGCAGTTGGGACGGTGGATCATGTCCCCGTTTATCCGCGAGAGGTTGTAAAGCGAAGCCTGGAATTGAACGCCAGTGCCATCATTCTGGTCCACAACCACCCATCAGGTGACCCCACCCCCAGTCAAGAAGACATCACCATGACCGACCTCATTCAAACCGCGTGTTCGTCCGTCAGCATTACCATCCATGACCACGTCATTATCGGCAAAGAAACTGAGGTCTCATTTCGATCGTTGGGCTATCTCTAACCGCAAATACAACTCCCAAGGGTAAGCTTTCCGTCGAAGAACGTTGCCCTTCCGATTGAGCGATATCGCTCCCTATATTCGCGGAAAGCGCGCGGTGCATGATGTTGCAAATGGGAATGATTTTGAAACAGCGTTGACCGACGTTAGGGCTATTTGAGAGGCATCGGTAGGCAGAAAACGCCCGACATACCGATGCCTTTGGCCAATTGGTCGAACGGTTCGCTAATCCTTGAGGCGCTCAATGATACTGGCGGCCGTTACAGTTCCAATCTGGGTTCCACCTTCTGTGACCTGCAACACCGCATCTTCGCCATTCAAACACTCTATCAATGACCGCACAGGCGTTTCGGGGCTGACTGACGCAGCTTCGTGAGCATCCTGGCGAGGTTCAAGCATCACATCGCGGGCGGTCAACACACCAAGCGGGTTCATGTTAGCCACAAAATCAGCGACATAATTACTGGCCGGGTTCGAGAAAATCTCGCGCGGGGTGCCGGCTTGGACAATTCGCCCGCCTTCCATAATGGCGATACGCCCACCAAGCTTGAACGCTTCATCAAGGTCGTGACTGACAAAAATGATGGTCCGCTTTAGCGCGCTTTGCAGTTCAAGCAACTCGTCCTGCAGGCGTGTGCGAATCAACGGATCGAGCGCCGAAAACGGCTCGTCCATTAACAGGATTGGCGCTTCGGTGGCAAAGGCGCGGGCAAGCCCGACGCGCTGCTGCATGCCACCGGACAAATCGCCCACCTTGCGGTCAGCCCATCCATCAAGCCCCACCAGAGACAGTTGTGCATCGGCGCGCTCCAACCGTTCGGCTTTGGGCACTTCTGCCAACTCAAGCCCGAGGGCCACGTTTTCGCGCACTGTGCGCCACGGCAGCAGGCCGAATTGCTGGAACACCATCGATACGCGCGTCTGGCGGATGTGGCGCAGCATCTTGGGGCGGGCGTTTGTAACGTCGATCATCTGATCGCCGTCATTCACCCTCACACAGCCTCGCGCGACCGGGTTCAGGCCGTTTACCGCGCGCAGCAGCGTTGATTTGCCGGACCCCGACAGGCCCATCAGCACAAGGATCTCCCCTTCGCCAACGCTGAGCGTACAATCATGCACCCCCAGCACCTGCCCGGTGGCCTTTTGAATTTCAGGACGGTCTTGTCCTGCGTCCATCAAAGGCAAAGCAACGTTCGGCTTGTCACCAAAAACAATAGAAACGTTGTCGAATTCTACAGCATTCTCCATTGTCATTTGCCCCCTACCCGCAACATCCGGTCGAGCATAATCGCCACGACAACGATGATCAGACCGGATTCAAAACCCAACCCAGTGTTCACCTGATTAAGCGCGCGTACGACCGGCACACCGAGCCCGTCAGCCCCAACTAGAGCCGCGATGACCACCATTGAAAGTGACAACATGATCGTCTGGTTGAGGCCCGTCATGATCTGCGGCAGTGCATAGGGCAGCTCAATTTTCCATAATGTCTGGCGCGGCTTTGCCCCAAACGCCTGTGCCGCCTCAAGAAGCGCCGTGGGTGTCGAGGAAATACCCAATTGCGTCAGGCGGATCGGTGCGGGAAGCACAAAGATAACCGTGGCAATAAGGCCGGGGACCATGCCAATCCCAAAGAACACGATCGCAGGGATCAAGTAGACGAAGGTCGGCAAGGTCTGCATCAGGTCCAGTACCGGGCGCATAAAGCGATAGAGTTTCGGACGGTGGGCCGCCGCGATGCCGATAGGCACGCCGACGCCCATGCAGACCACACAAGCTGATAACACAAGCGTCAGGCTTTCAGTGGTTTCCTCCCAATAGTCTTGGTTGAGGATGAACAGAAACCCGATGGCGATAAAGAGCGGTGTCTTCCAGTTGCGCTGGATTAAATAGGTCAGTGCCACGAACGCCGCGATGATGAAAAGCGGATGCGGGGTTTGCAGAACCCAAAGGATCGCGTCGATCAGCGCTTCCATCGCCAGGGCCAGCCCATCAAAGAACCACGCTCCGTTGATTTGCAGCCAGTCAAACATCGCCTCTGCGACGTCATCAACAGGGATTTTATTTTCAGTTATCCAGTTCATGGGGCCTCCAATCTTGTGCGAAATGCGCCCGTTTTGAGTGTCTCATAGGTCAAATATTCCCGCTGTGATATAATGCTTTTCTCGCCCTGCGTGTATTATAGGGGTGCCTGAGGGCGTTTTCGCCGAAACCATTTCAAAGAAAGGACTTTTCCCATGATGGAGGCAAACAAGGTTATTGAGAACCGGAAGATCCGGATAGCGACGATGGGTGACGAAGCACTTGGCCCGTTGAAGCTGCTGCCGGGTAAATGGGCAAATATCCGCCCAGAGTTTCGTGATGGCAGTAACTTCAAAGGCGAAGGCACTTTGGAAGGCCAAGGCCAAAGTCCATTTGATGGGCGTGGCTGGAACCTGATCGCCCTGCCCTTTGCGGGACCGGACCGCGATTACCGCCTGTTGATGAACCAATATAACGAGGTCCTGAGCTTTACCAAAGTTGACGAGGCTGTGCCCAATCGCGGCATTATCAAGAACGGGACAACCCAAGCTGCCGATCAAAAAGTTGCGGCGCTTGATTACGAACAGACCATCGCCCAGATCGCAGCCGAAGACATTGGTGCCAGCGAATTTGCCGGTGGAGCCGAATTGCCCATTCACCACGAGCCGGGGTTCTTTTTGCATATGAAAGAGCAGCGCGTCGACGGTGTGGACATCGCGCGTCTTTCTACAATTCCGCATGGAAATTCTGCGACATCTTTGGGCATTTCGGAGGTCTTTGACGGCCCGCCAACCATTCCACCGATTGATGGGTTTCCTGTTGGTATCACCCCTGATATTGCCGCCGCCGTCGCCGGGGCAAGTGACCCCGACACTTATCTGTTTCCCTACCATGAATTCGCCAACAACCCTTTCAAGGGGGTGCTGGGTGCGGTGCCTTTTCCGGGTTTCAATGTGGCGCAGGCCAATGAATTGTTGGCGTTGGGGATGCCCAATAACGTTTTGCGCACAACACTGCTTCATACCGACACGACGCTTCTGGAGGGGGGGATCGTCAACATCCCCTTTGTTGAACGGCAAGCGGACGCCGCCGAGATGCAATCGACCTTCTGGATCATGGAATTGGATGAAGAGGGTCTCAATGGCAATCCCAAGCTGTTGCTGGCGTATTCGCAATTCATTTTCTTGGATTTCTTCCCCCGCCCCGGTGGGCAGGAAGGATTGATCAGATGGCCACATATTTCGATCAACATGATGGAAAAGATCGAAGAACCACCCAGCGTTCAGACAGAAGACATGATCATCGCCTATGCGATGACAGATAAATAAACGCTGAAATCAAAGATGCAGGGCCTGCCAACTTCTTGGCAGGCCCTGCTCCAATATCGCTTACTTCAGCGCGGCAGCAGCTGCCATTGCATCACCACCGTCTTTGGTGGTCACGCCCGCAAGCCAAGTGTCGAGCACGGCAGGGTTTGATTTAATCCACTCGGCAGCAGCCTCTTGTGGCTCTTTGCCGTCATCCAAGATCGCGCCCATGATTTCGTTTTCCATGGCCAACGTGAACTCAAGGTTGTTCAACAGTGCGCCCACGTTCGGGCATTCCGCGGCATAGCCTTTACGGGTGTTGGTATGAACGGTCGCACCGCCCAGATCGGGACCAAAGAAATCATCGCCGCCTTCAAGATACGTCAGTTCGAAATTGGCGTTCATGGGATGTGGCTCCCAACCGAGGAAGACAATCGGATCGCCCTTGCGATCATTGCGAGCAACCTGTGCCAGCATGCCCTGCTCGGAGGATTCAACAACCTCGAACTCTCTGAGGTCAAAGGCGTTGTCGTCGATCATTGATTGGATCAGGCGGTTGCCGTCATTGCCCGCTTCAATGCCATAAATCTTGCCGTCCAGCGCGTCAGCGTTGGCAGCAATGGCCGCAAAGCTGGTGATGCCCAGATCAGCGGCCACCTTGTTGACAGCCAGCGTGTATTTCGCACCGGTCAAGTTGGCGCGCAGGCTTTCTACGGTGCCGGCTTCGCGGTACGGAGCGATGTCGGCTTCCATGGTGGGCATCCAGTTGCCCAGAAATACATCGATGTCGCCCGCCGCCATGGACGTATACGTGACAGGAACGGACAGGATTTTGATGTCCGTCTCATAGCCCAGAGCTTCGAGCACAACGGTGGTTGCAGCGGTTGTTGCGGTGATGTCGGTCCAGCCCACGTCAGAGAAGGTCACGGCATCGCAACCCTCAGCCGCGGCAAAGCCTGCACTCAGTGTCAGGGCCAGTGCGGATGTTGTCAAAAGTCGTTTCATAATGGTGTCTCCCGGTTGGCTTTTTATTGATTGATGAGTCAATCAACAGCGTCGCAAGCGGTATTGCAAGGCATTTTTGGAGCCCATCTAACCCAAGCGCAACCCCGAGGATGCAATGATCAAGCCCGCGGTGCAACGCAGCGAATTGGAATACCTATGATTTTCGGGATCCGCGCAGGGCGCGTCAGACGCGTTTCCCGGCGGCGTCAAACAGCATCTCGTCTGTCTTGTTCCATGTGAGGTTGACGGTCTCCCCCTCAGCCGCAATGTCATCAGATGCGTTTTGGCGCACAGTCACAAGCGTCCCATCGGCAAGCTTTACATGAATGAGCGTCTCGGCACCCAGCGCCTCGGTATAGAGAATAACGCCGTCAATTTTCTGCGCACCCTCCGCGATCAGCACATGCTCGGGGCGCACACCAAGTGTGACTGCGCCCCCTGACGGCTCTTGTGCCAGTTCCGCTTTCATAAAGTTGGTTGGCGGTGACCCGATAAAGCCCGCGACAAATTCAGTTGCCGGATTGGCATAGACCTCGAGCGGTGCCCCGATCTGATCTGCAATGCCGCCGTTCATAACAATCATTCGGTCAGCCAGTGTCATCGCTTCGACCTGATCGTGGGTCACATAAAGCGAAGTGACGCCCAACCGACGTTGGAGTTGCTTGATCTCCAGACGCATCTGCACGCGCAGTTTCGCATCTAGGTTCGACAGCGGTTCGTCGAATAGGAACACGGCTGGTTTGCGCACGATGGCGCGGCCCATGGCGACGCGTTGGCGTTGACCACCAGAAAGCTCGCGAGGTCGGCGCTTAAGGTACTCTTCAAGCTGCAACAGAACTGCGGCTTCCATCACCCGTTCGGCGATTTCGGGCTTTGGCCGGCCAGCAATTTTCAGGCCGTAGCCCATGTTTTCTTCGACCGTCATATGCGGATAGAGCGCGTAATTCTGAAACACCATCGCGATGTCACGGTCCATCGGTTCAAGCTCATTGACCATGCGGTCCCCAATATGGACCTCGCCACTGCTGACTGTCTCTAGCCCTCCGACCATGCGCAACAATGTGGATTTACCACAGCCCGAAGGCCCGACAATCACAATCAGTTCGCCATCGGCAATGTCGATATCGACACCGTGGATCACATCCGTTTTGCCAAAGGATTTCTTGATGCCCTGAAGGGAGACCGTTGCCATACCTATTTCTCACTATCAACTAAGCCGCGGATGAAAAGCCTTTGCATACTGATCACCACAATCACGGGCGGTACCATTGCAAGGATCGAGGTCGCCATAATCACAGGCCAGTCTGCAACATCATCGCCTGACGGGAACATCTGCTTTATCCCCATGACGATAGTATTCATCGACGGGTCCGTCGTGATCAGCAGGGGCCAAAGATATTGGTTCCAACCGTAGATGAACAAAATCACAAAGAGCGCCGCGACATTGGTCCGGCTCATCGGTAAAAGGATGTCCCAGAAAAACCGCATGGGACGCGCCCCATCGACGCGCGCGGCTTCGGCCAACTCGTCCGGCACGGTCATAAAGAACTGGCGGAAAAGGAAGGTCGCTGTGGCCGATGCGATCAACGGAAAGATCAAGCCAGAGTAGCTGTTGAGCATGCCAAAACCTGCGACGACTTCGTAGGTTGGCACGATACGCACTTCGACAGGCAGCATCAGCGTCAGGAAGATCAACCAAAAGAACAGCCTGCGTCCCGGAAACTTGAAATAGACGATGGCAAAGGCGGAAAGCAGCGAAATGACGATTTTGCCAAACGCGATCCCCAATGCCATGATCATCGAGTTCAGCATCATCATCGCAACAGGCGCATTAACGCCAGCCAGTAATGCCTTGCTATAGTTGGCAAAAAACTGATCCCCCGGCAGCAAGGGCATAGGCGGGCTTACGATTTCGGGCTGCGACACGGTCGAGGCCACGAAGGCAAGCCAGATCGGAAAGAAGATAAACAGCAGGCCAATGATCAGCCCAAGATGGGTGAACCAATG
It encodes the following:
- the choW gene encoding choline ABC transporter permease subunit translates to MNWITENKIPVDDVAEAMFDWLQINGAWFFDGLALAMEALIDAILWVLQTPHPLFIIAAFVALTYLIQRNWKTPLFIAIGFLFILNQDYWEETTESLTLVLSACVVCMGVGVPIGIAAAHRPKLYRFMRPVLDLMQTLPTFVYLIPAIVFFGIGMVPGLIATVIFVLPAPIRLTQLGISSTPTALLEAAQAFGAKPRQTLWKIELPYALPQIMTGLNQTIMLSLSMVVIAALVGADGLGVPVVRALNQVNTGLGFESGLIIVVVAIMLDRMLRVGGK
- the radC gene encoding RadC family protein, with the translated sequence MRGLDDLEARLPPPGAVLSPAFAPSHKRNQRLSYEASAGGGMIRDAHGIKVPHYWGHRERLRSRFLSGGHKPMPEYELLELLLFNAIPRIDVKPLAKRLLAAFGDLNGVIAASESSVLKIEGTTPKVYLQLRISEAFAQRMGQSKILKKDILSSWDDLISYCRVSMAHRDTEQFRIIFLDRKNNVIADEEQAVGTVDHVPVYPREVVKRSLELNASAIILVHNHPSGDPTPSQEDITMTDLIQTACSSVSITIHDHVIIGKETEVSFRSLGYL
- a CDS encoding alpha/beta hydrolase family protein; amino-acid sequence: MAKCGYRTGVIHDAARSNWQNTGTRPIAWSAWYPTQNEGCGVPVSEPFFALGDVIRDANLSTREELPVVLLSHGTGGTAESLGWLARALASDGFVVIGANHHGNTGLESYFAEGFLCWWERAADLSVLLTSLGTSGFFANSLDFDRVSAAGFSLGGHTILALSGAQTSLDEFDQWRSANMITQGGPKEFPDAADHIPTLIETSQAFRHSWARHGDDFTDTRINPCAVIAPAPPIRSFTPQSIAQVGVPMTILTGGADPESPSVHCADWLVKQNKGFQHHDLGRNVGHYTFLEYPSDAPLIGQLDVFSDHVSVDRMKVHEQATKIIRETLMREVR
- the choX gene encoding choline ABC transporter substrate-binding protein, encoding MKRLLTTSALALTLSAGFAAAEGCDAVTFSDVGWTDITATTAATTVVLEALGYETDIKILSVPVTYTSMAAGDIDVFLGNWMPTMEADIAPYREAGTVESLRANLTGAKYTLAVNKVAADLGITSFAAIAANADALDGKIYGIEAGNDGNRLIQSMIDDNAFDLREFEVVESSEQGMLAQVARNDRKGDPIVFLGWEPHPMNANFELTYLEGGDDFFGPDLGGATVHTNTRKGYAAECPNVGALLNNLEFTLAMENEIMGAILDDGKEPQEAAAEWIKSNPAVLDTWLAGVTTKDGGDAMAAAAALK
- the ugpE gene encoding sn-glycerol-3-phosphate ABC transporter permease UgpE, with translation MVQTRGWGHWFTHLGLIIGLLFIFFPIWLAFVASTVSQPEIVSPPMPLLPGDQFFANYSKALLAGVNAPVAMMMLNSMIMALGIAFGKIVISLLSAFAIVYFKFPGRRLFFWLIFLTLMLPVEVRIVPTYEVVAGFGMLNSYSGLIFPLIASATATFLFRQFFMTVPDELAEAARVDGARPMRFFWDILLPMSRTNVAALFVILFIYGWNQYLWPLLITTDPSMNTIVMGIKQMFPSGDDVADWPVIMATSILAMVPPVIVVISMQRLFIRGLVDSEK
- the choV gene encoding choline ABC transporter ATP-binding protein — encoded protein: MENAVEFDNVSIVFGDKPNVALPLMDAGQDRPEIQKATGQVLGVHDCTLSVGEGEILVLMGLSGSGKSTLLRAVNGLNPVARGCVRVNDGDQMIDVTNARPKMLRHIRQTRVSMVFQQFGLLPWRTVRENVALGLELAEVPKAERLERADAQLSLVGLDGWADRKVGDLSGGMQQRVGLARAFATEAPILLMDEPFSALDPLIRTRLQDELLELQSALKRTIIFVSHDLDEAFKLGGRIAIMEGGRIVQAGTPREIFSNPASNYVADFVANMNPLGVLTARDVMLEPRQDAHEAASVSPETPVRSLIECLNGEDAVLQVTEGGTQIGTVTAASIIERLKD
- the ugpC gene encoding sn-glycerol-3-phosphate ABC transporter ATP-binding protein UgpC, coding for MATVSLQGIKKSFGKTDVIHGVDIDIADGELIVIVGPSGCGKSTLLRMVGGLETVSSGEVHIGDRMVNELEPMDRDIAMVFQNYALYPHMTVEENMGYGLKIAGRPKPEIAERVMEAAVLLQLEEYLKRRPRELSGGQRQRVAMGRAIVRKPAVFLFDEPLSNLDAKLRVQMRLEIKQLQRRLGVTSLYVTHDQVEAMTLADRMIVMNGGIADQIGAPLEVYANPATEFVAGFIGSPPTNFMKAELAQEPSGGAVTLGVRPEHVLIAEGAQKIDGVILYTEALGAETLIHVKLADGTLVTVRQNASDDIAAEGETVNLTWNKTDEMLFDAAGKRV
- a CDS encoding heme-binding protein, with the protein product MMEANKVIENRKIRIATMGDEALGPLKLLPGKWANIRPEFRDGSNFKGEGTLEGQGQSPFDGRGWNLIALPFAGPDRDYRLLMNQYNEVLSFTKVDEAVPNRGIIKNGTTQAADQKVAALDYEQTIAQIAAEDIGASEFAGGAELPIHHEPGFFLHMKEQRVDGVDIARLSTIPHGNSATSLGISEVFDGPPTIPPIDGFPVGITPDIAAAVAGASDPDTYLFPYHEFANNPFKGVLGAVPFPGFNVAQANELLALGMPNNVLRTTLLHTDTTLLEGGIVNIPFVERQADAAEMQSTFWIMELDEEGLNGNPKLLLAYSQFIFLDFFPRPGGQEGLIRWPHISINMMEKIEEPPSVQTEDMIIAYAMTDK